From Suncus etruscus isolate mSunEtr1 chromosome 6, mSunEtr1.pri.cur, whole genome shotgun sequence, one genomic window encodes:
- the MRAS gene encoding ras-related protein M-Ras has product MATSAVPSDNLPTYKLVVVGDGGVGKSALTIQFFQKIFVPDYDPTIEDSYLKHTEIDNQWAILDVLDTAGQEEFSAMREQYMRTGDGFLIVFSVTDKASFEHVDRFHQLILRVKDRESFPMILVANKVDLMHLRKITREQGKEMATKHNIPYIETSAKDPPLNVDKAFHDLVRVIRQQIPEKSQKKKKKTKWRGDRATGTHKLQCVIL; this is encoded by the exons ATGGCAACCAGTGCTGTCCCCAGCGACAACCTCCCTACCTACaagctggtggtggtgggggatggAGGTGTGGGCAAGAGTGCCCTCACTATCCAGTTTTTTCAGAAGATCTTTGTGCCTGACTATGACCCTACCATTGAAGATTCCTACCTGAAACACACAGAGATCGACAATCAATGGGCCATCTTGGACG TTCTGGATACGGCGGGCCAGGAGGAGTTCAGCGCCATGCGTGAGCAATACATGCGCACAGGTGATGGCTTCCTCATCGTCTTCTCAGTCACTGACAAGGCCAGTTTTGAGCATGTGGACCGCTTCCATCAGCTCATCCTGCGCGTCAAGGACAG GGAATCTTTCCCCATGATCCTCGTGGCCAACAAGGTCGATCTGATGCACTTGAGGAAAATCACGCGGGAGCAAGGAAAAGAAATGGCGACCAAACATAAT ATTCCATACATAGAAACCAGTGCCAAGGACCCTCCTCTCAATGTGGACAAAGCCTTCCACGACCTGGTCCGAGTTATCCG GCAACAGATCCCGGAAAagagccagaagaagaagaagaaaaccaaaTGGCGGGGAGACCGGGCCACTGGCACCCACAAACTACAATGTGTGATTTTGTGA